Part of the Cercospora beticola chromosome 5, complete sequence genome is shown below.
ATCGTCAAAGGTGAAGGTAACGACCCAGAAGCCATGGcttggcttcttctcgaagagATCTTCACTGTGCAAGAAAGAGGCATCATGGCCGAAACCAAGCGTATCATCCCCGATGTACATCTCTCCCAGATCAAATGCTCAGAGCGAATCGACAGGGTCATCGCTGCTCTCGAGGTAAGATCTTCACGTAATATCATTAAGCGACTCCTATTCACTAACAGAAACAGAATTGCCCACTCGCTGCAAAGGACATGCTGGAAGGTAAACGCAACAAGCAGCTGGCTGCCGCACCGGAATGGTCGACCGCGCAAAAATGGCAGTTCAAGAGGAACAATAAGAGAAAAGCTAACAAAACGAAGAAGAATGAGGAAACAGGAGGAGCCAGCGCAGTCAATGACAGACAGGCCAAAACGAGGTCGAAGGAGCAGGACGCGGTAATTGAGGAGATAGATGGAGAGGAGTCattggaggaagagcagcttGAGGATACGCTCGAAGAGAACCAGCTGGAGTAGGAGATGCTAGGAAAGATCATCGGCAGGAAGCTCATGGAGTTGTGTTTCAGACATCACTCTACAGCATCTTCATGCTGCTTCGATATGCCAGGGAGCAGAGAGTGTTTACGGTATCTGGAGAACGAGAGACTCTGATGCGAAAGTTGTTAGCCTCTCGGAAGGCGCCCAGTGGCCTAGTCGTGCTACTTTTTCGGATCGGAAAGCAGAGACCTGCAAAATTTTGCGGAGAAAGATAGGCTTCCAATGCAAAATGGGATTACCACTCAAACAAACTCTCTACAGCACTATCAGGGTCGAAAGTAAGCAAAGAGGCATTGAACGCCATGAATCCTGCAGAGAAAGGTACAACTCGATGCGGAGTATAATCATGTCTCAGAGATATCATTGCCACAACATCTGGCCCAGAGGTAAGTAAGGCGGCCTCGAATGCCTCTGATACTCAGAGCCAGATGAACTGTAACGTGGAATTGAAATCAAGTCTCCGGCGATTTTCTACGGCACAATCGTCTACTTTGTCACGCTAGGGAGCAGAGACCTTCGAATTTTCCCGGAGAAAGGTACGAAATGCACTTGCGTCTCGAACAGATCTTTGCGGCAGCATCTGGCCTAAATTCAAGCACAGTAGCAGTCAATGTTCGTTTGCATCGGAGAAAGACAGACTTTAATGTAATATGCATTGTCGTCTCAGATAGATCTCCGTAGCGTGATCCAGAAGAGAGTGAAGCAAGGAGGCTGTGACAGCTTTGGCAGGTCCAGAGATAGAGAAGCTCGGATGCAAACTGTGGATGTTCTCAGACAGACCTTGAAGTTATCTCATGAACGATGGGAAGATCAGAAGGCAGTGAAGCGCTTAAATGTTCTGGAGAGAGAGAAGCTTGAACATCAAATGTCGTCGCTCTCAGGCAGATGTCTATGTCACCGTCTTGGCTAGAATTCAATCAAGGGGCAGTGAGGGCTTCAAATGAATTGGAGAAAGATCCACTGGGCCAAGAAACGTTATACTCTCCAAGATATCTCCAATGCACCACCCAGACGGGAGGGAAGTAAAGCGGCAGAGATGACCTCTCCGAATTCGGAGAGAGAGATGGACCCTAAGTCTCTGGTGCGTATTGTATTCGCATCTCAGGCAGATCTCAATAGCACCTGCTGGATGGAGGGTAAATGGAGAGGCAGTGAGCCCATCAAATAATCCAGAGGAATTATCAAGTGAGTAAGATCGCCCCAGAACATTCAGAGAGTGACAGATTCTATCGCACAATATAATCGCTTCTCAGATAGACGTCAATACTGCGATCCGAGCCGAAGGCAAACAGAGAGGCAGCCATAGCCTTCAACGATTCAGAAATCATTTACGAGGGCTATTGAAAAAATATTCTGATCGCAGAGTACAATCGTGTCTCAGGGAAATCTGTATACCACGATCTAAACCGAAGGTAAACAAAGAGGCATTCAGGGACTCAAATTCTTCAGAGATCGCGAGAAATGGCTCTTAAGAAGATGTGTGCTATCGTATAACACTACCGTGTCTCAGAATTATGCCTATTGCACCACCTGAATCGAAGGGAGACGAAGAGGCAATAAAAGCAGCTAAAGATTCAGAGCAAGCCTGCAACGATTTTGACATAGGCAAATTCAGAGGCAGAGTACGATCGTGTCTCCGAAACATCTCTATAGCACGATCTGAACCGGAGGCAAGCAAAGAGGCAGTCAAACTATCGATCGATCTAGAGAAGCGTGAAAGAGTTTCGACATAGACAGATTTGGAAGCAGAATCCGATTCAATCTCCGAAATATTCATATAGCCTCATCCAGGCAATAGGGAagcgaagcagcagagaagatcCAAATCAATTCAGAGGGCGTCTGAATGAATTTCGACATAGACGAATTTCAAGGCCAAAAATACCTGTGTTTCTAACAGATTCCTATAGCACGATCTGGATCAAATGGAAACCAAGTAGCAGACAAGATGCAAAACGATCCAGAGGAGGCCTCAGAAGTTAGATATAGACAGATTTTTAAGCATAATGTACTCGCATTTCCAACAGATCTCCCTAACGCGATCTAGGTGCAAGGGATACAAGAAAGCAAtgaaagccttcgaagatTCAGAGAGTGcctctaagaaataagacATAGACAAATTTCAAAGCGAATGTACTCGTTTTTCTAACAGAATCATATAGCACGATCTAAGGGGAAGGGGAGCAAGGAAGCAGAGAGAGCCCGAAACTGTTCAGAGTGCCCCAGATAATTCGGACATAGTCAAAATTCCAAGGCGAATATACCTATGTTTCCAACAAATCTCTATAGCATAATCTGGGTAAAAGGGACGCaaggaagcagagaaagCCCGAAACTATCCAGAGTGTCCCAGATAATTCGGACATAGCCTAAATTCCAAGGCATATGTACTCGTGTTTTAGAGGGATCTCTTTAGCACGATCTGGACAGAAAGTAAGCAAAGTGGCATCGAGAGCGTTCAGTATTTCAGAGAAGACTGATTCCAGGGTAACTATACTGCCTACTTCTACGAAGAATCGTCTCATTCGACACCCTGCTCAAGACTATTACAGTTGGATAAAGTGAATAATATAGCAAAAATGTAGACCTCAATCGGTCGTATAGTATCGAGTGCGATGCGAGAAGTATGTGAATTGCAACATAAATGCTTTTTGACTATCTCCAAAAATGTTGACTTTGCGAAATGTAGAATACTATTCTCTCGAACCCAAGTACCAAAGCGAAGATGTCGAGTATGTATTATACAAGAAATCGGCTCAAAACTTTTCGAAAATGCAGCAAACCAGTATTCACTGGAACTCATCGATAGGTTCGTTCCAGTCAACGTTTCCATTTCCTCCCGAGTACGACGTCGAGCCCCAGCCATATGATGGCTGGAAAGCCGGCATAAGACCCGTGCCGTACTGGGAGGATGGCTGAGTAGCCGGCATGACACCCGTTTCGTACCGGGACTGAGAAGGTGGCATCGAGAACGAGAATTCGCCAGTGTTCACCTCGTTACCAGCTCCAAAATAGCCTCCTTGAGACCAGTCGACAGCCGAGTCGTGTCTCGCCAGGTTTCCTCCGTAGTTCGTACTGTTACCAGCGGTACTTTGGAAcgcagcaggaggaggaccGGATGCGAAATTGCTGGAGGTTTGCTGCGGGAAAGATTGAGTGAATGGATGTAAATTCGGCAGCAAGGGAGGAGCCTGGTGAGTCTGGTGACCTGAAGCCATTGGGGAAGAAGCCGGGGACGGGTGTTGAGCAGCCGTTCTGCGCTTTTTGGCGGGCTTTTCGGTAGGCTCCTCTGTGGGTTGAGCGGCATTGTTCTCTGCATTGCGCTGTCTTGCCGTCTTGCTTCGTCGCGCGTTCGACTTCTTGAAGCTGTACTTTTCGGACCTCATGACCTCGGGCGCGCTGGCAATTCTCTCGAGGTTCTTGCCCTCCATCACATCTTTGGCCACCGGAGCGCAAGTCTACAGAATCTTGTCAGCAATTGAATCAGACCGGTAATCTTGTAGAATCACTTACGCTCAGCACACGACAAATTTCCCCAAGGCGGTCAGAGCATTTCATGCCGGAGTACTGCGCCTTGACTGCACGGAAGGTGGGCGCTTTCCAGAAATCGACATGCCATCCATACTCGTGGAGGTAATAGACCTCTTGCTGTACGGCTGGTCAGCATGTGGTTcagaatagtagtacgaaGGGCACATACCAGTAAAAACCGCCCCATTCTCTCAGCCTGGCGTGAGAGCCGCTTGGACTGCTTGTCGATAGCCCTTGTCGACGTCTCCTTCTTACACCTCTGGATGTAGGCTTCCCATTCCTGATCCGTGGCATTCGAATCTTCCGGCTTGACGTGATCATACTCCAGCACCTTGATCAAAGATTCTAGGATACTAGTCAGATGAGGAGCCTCTCTGTTTCTCACTGCATCGAGGTCGTCAATTTGTGGTGCACAGACTGTACGACCGATGGGGTCTGCGCGTGCGTCGTCGAGACTTGAGAAGTAGCGGTCCTCGATGTATTGGTCGGCCATGATGGATACCACAGAGGCCGGAAGCCCGTTCAAGAGcccatcatcgtcggcaaTGTCCAGACCATTGGTCTGCACACCAGAGAAGTCCATGTTGATACTCCAGGCCTTTGCTTCAGACCTTGAGAGAGATTGCTGCAGATGTTGGAAGATGTTGAGGTTGAGATTGAAGCTCAAGATGAAGTGGTCTGCAATGGTCGGTTTTGTGCTATGCGTGCGCTTCGATGCATGTGTGGTGGATACAGGCTCCATAAAGCATATGTGAAGCATCTGCTATCAAATGCTGTTCTTGGCCACTCTGTATACACATGTGTTGCTTGTGATTGTCGGATTCTGCCAGGACTCTACAGGAAGTAGACACCGACGAGGTGAACAACATCTGTTCAGGGCCCCTGTGACAGAGCACATGTCTCCAAATCACGTTCGTAGCAGTGACTTCGATGCCAAGAGTCTGCTGAAGGAGGCTGGAAGTGACTCCAGTATTGTCACAGGCCAGCATTGTTGCGAGGATGGGTGAACCGTGAGTATTCAGCCCTGTGAAGTCGGAAAGCGCATTGTATCTGCCGATCTGCGATGAATGGCAGATGCCCTACGAGCTGTGAATTCATCAGCGAGCCGTTGCTTCACAGGAAGGGTGGCTTATGTCAGTTCGGTGCCTGTTGAGAACAGGACTGGATTCCACTACTGCTGAACATAGAAAGGTGTGCGAGGATGCAACGACTTTACCATATACTGTGTAAACAATCGCAGGATGGATATTGTCAAAAATGGAATGCTTCTAGCACGACCGATTGGTCCTCCAACGCTTCTGATATGTATACTGAGCTATTGAATGCTCTTTTGCTCAATGAGCAAAACGTAATTGGTCTGTATTTGTCAGGTTCTTGATGAAGCGGTACATTCTGCGAATCGTCGAAGATTGGAGGAACGCTTTACAGTGGTGCTCTTCGGTCGTGCATTGAACGTAATGATATGAGTGCTACTCGACCCATGAGACTGTCAGACCTGGGGAAGCAATCATGGTCTTAGTATATCTGGAGTCCGTGGGCGTATACATGGCAGTTCGAGTCACGAATGGTGGTTGGTGAGTACGCGCACAGTTGCAGTTCTATGCGTGTCATGACCAGTCGAATATTCATGCAGCACCGTGCTAGGTCTACAAAACTTGGCGAGATTGATTACGGTTGTCCTAGGATTTGCTGTAGCCTTCGTGCCTGGCCGTTTGATGTCGAACGTACATCTCATTGCGTGCCTGCAATGCTTCTCGGCCGGCGGAAGCATGAAGTATGAAGCACGACAATCTGACCAATCTCATGGTGAAGCTAGTCCTGCACCAGGGGTTTGCGTATCCGGGAAAAGGTGAAGACTTTTCTTAATGCTTGTCTGCAAGCAATGCTGTGAAATGGCGGTAAGGGCAAGGCGAGAGCCTCTATGCAAGGACCTATATTGTTTTGCGTATAGCTTGCAGAGGATGGACTTCGAGGGCGTTGGTTGACTGGTCACTGGTGGATGGCGCGCTTAGGGTTCATGTATTCCGTCCTCGTCTCCTGTTAAGTTAGCTGCGTTGATGTGGACCGCCTAGTTAGGGCAAGGATTTCAGCCACCAGCCGATGCCCCATGCCTCCGGTTCAAGCCGTTGCGGCACATCGAGAGCATTTGCAATTGCGACAGCCGTGAAGACTCTCGAGGAGCATCTTGAGGTTGGCGATGTCCATGAGCAAGAACGGCAGCGTCGTTTCCTACGTCGTATAGAAGAGCGTCGTCAGCGGACAGAACTCCGACCATTGTTGCCGGTCGCGCTGGGCCAACGGCGAAATGTCGATCTGGCGCAGAGCACAACTCTGTATGATGTAGAATATGATATTGCAATATGCAGATGCGGCACGATCGAGTGCGGCAGATACTCCCCGCACGACGATTAAAGTGCCGAAGATGGGACCTAGCTCCGATCGCTCAACAGCGGCTGAAAGCCTCAACGACGagcgccatcgccatcgccagatcGCGACGAGGTGGTGGTATGCAATAAGCACGAGCGCGCTCCAGAGCAGgctgcagagcagagcagaccGCAGAGGTCTTCGCCGGCGGCTGTGTCCGTGACGGCCAGCCCGAGGCATTGCCGCAGGTCGTCACCACCCGGGCAGCGACGGCGGGCGTTGCTGACCGGGGCGGGCGTGGCGGCGTGGTGTTGAGAGTGAAATTGTCGCTGGGCGTTGTTGTCTCGCAGTCGGCGGCAGGTCCACTCCAGCATCGCACAGCAGACTGCCGCTCCAGCATGCATGGGCTTCCCGCGCAGTGCTCGTGCTCGTGCTTCGTGTCATCACACACGCGTTCTCGACAACGATCAGCTCGAGCTCCAGACGTGGTGGTGGGGTGGGCGCGAGCGCAATGCGGCCCGCCGCAGTTTGTGGATGCTCGTGCTCATCCCACAGCGCTTCGACTTCCGCTCGGCTTGCGAACTTTCCCACCAACTTCACTTTACAACACAACACGGAATCCGCACTCTGGCCCCCTCTGTCGCCCCGAGTGTCTCGCCAGTCGAGACAGCGAGTGGGAGCACACCTTCTGGCAGAGCCATGGGTGATTAAGCCGCCTTACAAGGTAAGCCCGTCTGCAAAGCCGCATTCAAGCCCTCGTCCCACTGCGAGTCACCTGCCATAAGGGCCAAGCACTTGGTCAGAAGCACTTTGCACGACGAGCAAACGCGTGAGGCATATCGGCCTTGCACTACGGACTCCCGCCCAGCACAATGGACCACAAAGTTGCCCAGTACCTGCTTCGACCAACAAACAGCCCACAAGTCCCTGCCGACAACACACGGATAATAGACTTCCCATTACCCGAAGCATGGCCGAGCAACCACAATCCTTCCGCGATATTTCGAGCTTTTCCCTTTCTCAGAATGCACTCAAACATGAATCCTCGGTCCCTGACACAGAGCGCCCTCCGCTCGCCACCCACCTCGCGCACATACCTCTAATCACGATCACCACTTCTGACACGTTGATAAACAGACCGCCGTCGACATCGACAGCGGAGAACGAAAACATCAACAGACCCGATACTGCTGTTGCATACACTTGGGCGAGCTCATTTGCAGCAACCCGGGCTGTTTCCCGACCAGCAACACGGCCAACATATCAGAAAGGTGCCAGCACTCCAGCCATACCAACTCAAATCAGAACCAACGCCATGTCACAAGCGCAGCCAGGCCTAGTTCGGCGAGCTACACAGGCAGTTTCCCAGCACCTCGGACAAAGTAGCTCTATACCAAATGCCCCGACACATTGGCATGACGCGCACCACCGACAGTACCTGCTAATGGTATGGGACAAGACCGTGGAACTTGCTGCGACATCGAGCAAGTACCCGCAATCGAGCTCGTCTCATCTTCACTCAACCTACGTAACACTTATGCGGAGATTCCCCGATCTCGAACAAGGGACTGTGCCTTTAACAACCGACTGGATGGAGTATGTGCTCGGCGCGGCATTGCGGCGTCCGTTTTGCACAGCTGAGAGGATGGGCAGATGGGAGGTGCTGGCCTCTAGCGGTGGATCTCGAGGGACCTGGGGTCCTTGGTGAACTGAAGAGAGCTGTGTGATTGTCACTGGGAGTTTTTGAGGTGTACGGAGCGGGCGAGGCGGTATGGAATGGCCTTATGCTAGTGGGAGCCAATTATCCGACAGCACGACATTTACTGCGATTCTTCAACATGCATGGCGAAATGGAGGCATAGCGTTGTCACTTTTTAGACGCAGCTCACGGGGGTTCTACTCGGCGCAACAAAGAAAGCATGATTTACATGAGGACATGAAAGGCTTATGAAGAATGAATTCTCAAACGGGCTGTCAATCAAGACAGTACCCGGCTATGAAACGGCATAGCTTTCAGTAgaatgaagaagagagatcgaGAATATCTCGTACCAAATCAGATGGCTGAGAGCCTCCCTCACAATCTGTCCATTTCC
Proteins encoded:
- a CDS encoding uncharacterized protein (antiSMASH:Cluster_8) translates to MLHICFMEPVSTTHASKRTHSTKPTIADHFILSFNLNLNIFQHLQQSLSRSEAKAWSINMDFSGVQTNGLDIADDDGLLNGLPASVVSIMADQYIEDRYFSSLDDARADPIGRTVCAPQIDDLDAVRNREAPHLTSILESLIKVLEYDHVKPEDSNATDQEWEAYIQRCKKETSTRAIDKQSKRLSRQAERMGRFLLQEVYYLHEYGWHVDFWKAPTFRAVKAQYSGMKCSDRLGEICRVLSTCAPVAKDVMEGKNLERIASAPEVMRSEKYSFKKSNARRSKTARQRNAENNAAQPTEEPTEKPAKKRRTAAQHPSPASSPMASGHQTHQAPPLLPNLHPFTQSFPQQTSSNFASGPPPAAFQSTAGNSTNYGGNLARHDSAVDWSQGGYFGAGNEVNTGEFSFSMPPSQSRYETGVMPATQPSSQYGTGLMPAFQPSYGWGSTSYSGGNGNVDWNEPIDEFQ